In Candidatus Methanoperedens sp., the DNA window GAACAATTTTGCATAGAAATCAAGGTTTTCCCAGGCAGTTAGCTGGTTATCTATAGTACTGTTTTGTGGACAGACACCGATAATGTTACGAATTTGTTCTTGTTCCTTCTCTATATCATATCCGGCAATAAGAGCCGTGCCGGAAGCAGGCTTGATTAATGTAGTTAGCATCCGTATCAACGTGGTTTTACCTGCGCCGTTCGGGCCTAAAATGCCAAAAATCTCCCCTTTTATTACACCAAAACTAACATCTTCCACTGCAATTATATTTCTGCGATTCTGAAAGATCTTGGTTAAATTTTTTATCTGGATGATTTCATCTCTGTTTGGAGATTCATGTGAGTGTATATCATCACTTGATACATTTGATAATGACATATCAATTAATGATATATCAGTAAATAATATATAGTTATCGGTGACATATTGTATAGTAACATGGCAATACGAGAAAACAAAAAACAATCGAAATTGAGAATGTATGCATTTTTCGTTCTGTATTTTCTTAACGAACGTAGTTCTCTAAGTGGGTATGAGTTAGGTAATTTAATAAAAGAAAAAACTCATGGATATTTCTCGGCGACCGCAGGTAACGTTTATTCAGTGCTAAAAGATTTAGAAAATAAAGGGTATATAAGTAGCGAGGAACCAGTAGGTGGAAGAGAGAAGGTCCAATACAATATTACCCTCGATGGCAAGAAAGCTTTACGCGAATCTGCCCTACAATATAAAGAACGTTTTGAACATATAATGCAATTTTTTGATAAGGTTATTAATGAGGTTAATATTTAGAAAAAGGTTCTCTCTATCTTAAGGCAGGTACTATGAAAATATCAATAATTCTTGGACACCCGACAAAAGGAAGTTTAAACCATGCTATAGCAGATGTAACAAAGAAATTTTTTCAAAATCGTGGAGATGAAATTTATTTTCATGATTTGTATGAAGAAAATTTTAATCCTGTTTTACCAACTGAAGAAATTGCAAAGGACGGAAAGGTTGATACAGTTATTCAAAAATACTGTCACGAAATTTCAATCTCTGATGGTATCATTATTGTACATCCAAATTGGTGGGGACAACCTCCTGCTATCTTAAAAGGTTGGGTCGATCGAGTCATCCGCCCGGGAGTAGCTTATGAATTTGAAGAAACTGATGGAGGCGAAGGTGTTCCGATTGGACTGCTAAAAGCTCAATGCGCTATAGTTTTTAATACATCAAATACATCATCAGAAAGAGAGAAAAAGGTTTTTAGAGATCCACTCGAACGATTATGGAACAACTGCATTTTTGAACTTTGCGGTATAAAAAAATTTCATAGAAAAATGTATAACATCGTCTGTATCAGTACGCTTGAAGAAAGAATGGCATGGTTGAAAGATGTCCAGGAAACTTTGGAGGAAGCTTTTTTAGAAGAATCATAAAGCAAGAACAACATGGTAACCTCTGTCATGGGCGAATACTGGATATTGGTGCAGGCGTTGGTCTCACAGCATTGCTCTTCAGAACCGAGGGCTGATTGTTTGTGCAATTGATATAGTCCCGCGAGCCTGCGAAATTATGCGAAAAAGAGGAGTAATAGATGTCCGCTGCGCGGATATTTCCAGCTTTGAAGAAGAACCGTTCGATACGCTTTTGATACTCGGTCACGGCATAGGCATGGTCGGAACACTATCCGGACTCAATCCATTCCTCAGGGATATGCATAGATTAGTAAAGCCGGATGGACAGATATTGCTTAATTCTCTGGACATCAGATATACAAAAGATCCTGTACACATTGCCTACCAAGAAGCCAACCGCCGCGATAACCGCTATTTCGGGGAAATACGCCTGCAATTCGAGTACAAGGGCATAAGAGGGTCACATTATGGATGGCTGCATGTGGATTCGAAGATGCTGGCAGCCCATGCTATGAAGGCTGGATGGTTGTGTAAAGTTATTCGCCAAGAGGAAAGTGGTGACTATTTGGCACAACTGATTCATTAGCTATTCCATTGTTTTCAAAACCACCAGGCAATGCGATAGACTCATCGGATTTTGATTATAGGATTTCTTTTCTGTCGCGCAAATTATTTGATGTGTATATTTCTAATAAGAGGTCATGAATATTTATATTGCCTCCGCTTCTGCTCCTATATCGCCTAATTTAGAGGCTCAAGAAGTCAGCATTTGCGAATTTGGACGAATGAAGTGAGCCGCAAAGCCTGCGTTAAGTGAAGTTGCCCGAAACCCGGCAGTTGAATTTCATTTCTAACGACTTCCATCTTACTGAGCCACGAATTACTTAATAAATAACCAGAACCAGCCCCGATATCCAATATAACGTCATTACTGTGAATACTATTGGAAACTTCGCTTAGAAAAGCAGTTATAGGAAGACCCAAAAGCCGGACTTCGATTAGTGTCCGTAAAGGGCTGTTACAAAGCCATGCCATTATTTTTCCTTTCATACCTGTCCATTCACAAACAATATGTAAATTAATATAAAAAATACTGCAAGAAAAACAGGTACATGGATTTCACCCAGGACACCGGCTTTACAATCTGGAATCACTTTCGAACCATTTTTGTAGATGTTGAGCCGTGGGATAAGTCTGCCTGTGTGGGCCTTATATTCTATATAACGCTCACCGAATTTGTTCTGCAAATATTCTTCCTCATAAGGTATAACCAGCGAATAGACGAAAATATAGCTTAAAATAAATAAAGCAAAAGCATACCATTCATTAATAGCAAGGCAAAGAGACAAGCCTATTAAGAAATTGCCCAGATACATCGGGTTTCTTACATAAGCATAAGGACCGACCGTCGTAAGGAATTCCGCTTCTGGTTCGGTAACCGCCTGTCTACCCCAGAGATAACTTGCAACATAAACTCTAAATACCTGCGCTATCGCTGCCAGAAGTACACCTGTAATAAAGAATGGTAGAGTTGTAATTCCTCCAGAATGAAATTTTATTGCCATTGAAATTGAAATGGCAATAAGCATATAGATTCCTCGGGTTTTGTATACAAATGCTAATATTTCCTTTTTCATATTATGTCCCCTGTTCCGCAAGTTCTCCATCCTTTAACCAGATTACCTTCTGCACATACTTCCTGTCCTCTGGCTCATGCGTCACCATCAGAATCGTCAGCCCAATCTCACTATTCAATCGCTGAAATAGTTCAAGAACCTGTTTTGACGAGACGCTGTCCAGATTCGCGGTGGGTTCATCCGCAAACAGTATATCAGGCCTGTTGATCAGCGCCCTTGCAATTGCCACCCTTTGCTGCTCGCCCCCTGACAATTCACGAGGACGGTGATGCTGCCTCGTGCCAAGCCCGACCTGTTCCAGGACTTCTTTTCCAGCTATCATATACTCTTCTTTCTGTCTGCCCAGCGCCATGGCTGGCAGGTAGGCATTCTCAAGCGCAGTAAGCTCAGGAAGAAGCGCGTACTCCTGAAAGACATACCCGAATCTTTCAAGCCGGAACTTAGCTTTTTGTGGCCCAGACAATTTTAAAACGTTCTTTCCATCGATGATAATCTCACCTGAAGTAGGGACATCAAGCAATCCGAGCTGATGCAGCAGAGTGGACTTCCCGCTTCCGCTCTTGCCCATTATCGCGGTAAATTCACCATGTTTAATATCGAATGAGACGTTATTCAGAGCTTTAATCTGCACCCCATCCATTCCATAAATTCGAGTGAGAGTTCTAATTTCGATGATAGTTTCTGTGTCAGCCTCATTTGAGACATTCTTGATAATTCTAATCGCCCCACATAGCATCCATTATTGTCTGTCGAACTGCAATCCACGACGGGACAAATCCTGCAGTCAATGCAACTGCAATCAGGCTTATTGCGTTTATCAGAATATTCTCAGGCAGTATTAACAGCGAAACGAATCCAATAGGAAATTTCAGCGGGTGTCCGATGAACCAGGGCCTGAGCACAAAAAACATAATAAAAAACCCGATTATGGTGCCGCAAATTGCTATGAACATTGCCTGGAATATATACGAATATATGACCACAGATTCCTTAATTCCGACTGCCCGCAAAATTCCAATCTGCCTTCGTTTGCTTATAGTGCTCACATAAATTATAATAAAGATAGTCACACTCGCAACAAACAGCCCTATTGCAGAAATTAACACAGAGATCATATCAAAACTTCTTGTTATGTTTTTTATAGAGGCTGCATAGGCAGTCCATGGTTTTATGTTCTCTTTAATACCCAGTTCTGAAAGCTGTTTTACGTACCTATCTTCATTTCCCCTGTCTTTAGTCTTAATCAGGATTTGTGATGCCTTATCCTCTAAACCAAATACAGATTCCATCTCTCTCTGGCTTATGTATGCAATATTGTTCGCCTGCGTGAAAGTCACATCGAATACGCCTTTTACACGGTAACTCTTCTTAACGCCGTTATTGAAGAGCACATCAATAGAATCACCGACCCTGACTCCGCCGAGTGAAAGCTGCTCCTGGTCACCGCCGTACCCGCCAGGGATCTCTTTTCCAAGAATAATCTCGCTGGTATCCAGCTTGCTCAGATATTCGCCATCTATCATGAAATTATGAGTAATGGTAACTGTCATCGCATCATCAGGATTTACCGAGCGCACGCTCCACGACCCGCTTTTATCCTTATATGAAAGTGTAGCTCCTGTTATATATTGTGCCAGGACGCCTTCTATGCCAGGAATGCTCCTTATCTTTTGTTCCAGGGAATAAACATCATTGATATATTTTTCATCTTTTTTCGGTTCGATTACAATGTTGCCATAGAGTGTATCAATTACCTGGTTGCCCATTGTGTCAGTCAATCCAAGGAAAATGGAGGCTATGAACATTAAATTTACAAAGACGAGAGACAGAATAAAGATAGTAAGAATAAGTGTACCTTTATTGCCTTTTGTTATGGATTTATATG includes these proteins:
- a CDS encoding PadR family transcriptional regulator, yielding MAIRENKKQSKLRMYAFFVLYFLNERSSLSGYELGNLIKEKTHGYFSATAGNVYSVLKDLENKGYISSEEPVGGREKVQYNITLDGKKALRESALQYKERFEHIMQFFDKVINEVNI
- a CDS encoding flavodoxin family protein: MKISIILGHPTKGSLNHAIADVTKKFFQNRGDEIYFHDLYEENFNPVLPTEEIAKDGKVDTVIQKYCHEISISDGIIIVHPNWWGQPPAILKGWVDRVIRPGVAYEFEETDGGEGVPIGLLKAQCAIVFNTSNTSSEREKKVFRDPLERLWNNCIFELCGIKKFHRKMYNIVCISTLEERMAWLKDVQETLEEAFLEES
- a CDS encoding class I SAM-dependent methyltransferase gives rise to the protein MSWANTGYWCRRWSHSIALQNRGLIVCAIDIVPRACEIMRKRGVIDVRCADISSFEEEPFDTLLILGHGIGMVGTLSGLNPFLRDMHRLVKPDGQILLNSLDIRYTKDPVHIAYQEANRRDNRYFGEIRLQFEYKGIRGSHYGWLHVDSKMLAAHAMKAGWLCKVIRQEESGDYLAQLIH
- a CDS encoding isoprenylcysteine carboxylmethyltransferase family protein, yielding MENLRNRGHNMKKEILAFVYKTRGIYMLIAISISMAIKFHSGGITTLPFFITGVLLAAIAQVFRVYVASYLWGRQAVTEPEAEFLTTVGPYAYVRNPMYLGNFLIGLSLCLAINEWYAFALFILSYIFVYSLVIPYEEEYLQNKFGERYIEYKAHTGRLIPRLNIYKNGSKVIPDCKAGVLGEIHVPVFLAVFFILIYILFVNGQV
- a CDS encoding ABC transporter ATP-binding protein; this encodes MLCGAIRIIKNVSNEADTETIIEIRTLTRIYGMDGVQIKALNNVSFDIKHGEFTAIMGKSGSGKSTLLHQLGLLDVPTSGEIIIDGKNVLKLSGPQKAKFRLERFGYVFQEYALLPELTALENAYLPAMALGRQKEEYMIAGKEVLEQVGLGTRQHHRPRELSGGEQQRVAIARALINRPDILFADEPTANLDSVSSKQVLELFQRLNSEIGLTILMVTHEPEDRKYVQKVIWLKDGELAEQGT
- a CDS encoding ABC transporter permease gives rise to the protein MLSDLKVSLFLAYKSITKGNKGTLILTIFILSLVFVNLMFIASIFLGLTDTMGNQVIDTLYGNIVIEPKKDEKYINDVYSLEQKIRSIPGIEGVLAQYITGATLSYKDKSGSWSVRSVNPDDAMTVTITHNFMIDGEYLSKLDTSEIILGKEIPGGYGGDQEQLSLGGVRVGDSIDVLFNNGVKKSYRVKGVFDVTFTQANNIAYISQREMESVFGLEDKASQILIKTKDRGNEDRYVKQLSELGIKENIKPWTAYAASIKNITRSFDMISVLISAIGLFVASVTIFIIIYVSTISKRRQIGILRAVGIKESVVIYSYIFQAMFIAICGTIIGFFIMFFVLRPWFIGHPLKFPIGFVSLLILPENILINAISLIAVALTAGFVPSWIAVRQTIMDAMWGD